A window of the Gemmatirosa kalamazoonensis genome harbors these coding sequences:
- a CDS encoding aminotransferase class V-fold PLP-dependent enzyme: protein MAPPRTVQAPEYDLAARRREIPLLATTIPMNNCSQAPQTLATRAAAERYLDSWAGRGMDWDAWMEEVRLAKAAFARLVGASPDEIAICSSVSEAANLIASALDFGDDRRELVVSEAEFPTVGHVWLAQRGRGAEVRWVPVQGGAVALDDYATAVTERTRLVSACHGYYQNGVVQDVARIANVAHERGALLFVDAYQTAGAVPIDVRALDVDFLAAGNLKYLMGVPGVAFLYVRRELIERLEPTMTGWFGRADPFAFRVSELDWSPTASRFDLGTPPIPSAYVARAGMELVIAVGVERIRAWHETLARRLLDGGRARGLTVHGPDDVRHKTASTAFVVRDAHAVEVAMRARGVLPSARGPVIRLAPHYYSTLDDVDAALDVLVDVID, encoded by the coding sequence ATGGCTCCTCCTCGGACTGTCCAGGCACCAGAGTACGACCTCGCCGCCCGCCGGCGCGAGATCCCGCTGCTCGCGACGACCATCCCGATGAACAACTGCTCGCAGGCGCCGCAGACGCTCGCCACGCGCGCGGCGGCCGAGCGGTACCTCGACTCGTGGGCCGGTCGCGGGATGGACTGGGACGCGTGGATGGAGGAGGTCCGGCTCGCGAAGGCGGCGTTCGCCCGGCTCGTCGGCGCCTCGCCCGACGAGATCGCGATCTGCTCGTCGGTCTCCGAGGCCGCGAACCTCATCGCGAGCGCGCTCGACTTCGGCGACGACCGCCGGGAGCTCGTCGTGTCGGAGGCGGAGTTCCCGACGGTGGGGCACGTCTGGCTCGCCCAGCGTGGGCGCGGCGCCGAGGTGCGGTGGGTGCCGGTGCAGGGCGGAGCGGTGGCGCTCGACGACTACGCGACCGCGGTGACCGAGCGCACGCGCCTCGTCTCGGCCTGCCACGGCTACTACCAGAACGGCGTCGTGCAGGACGTCGCGCGGATCGCGAACGTCGCGCACGAGCGCGGGGCCCTGCTGTTCGTCGACGCGTACCAGACCGCGGGCGCGGTGCCGATCGACGTGCGCGCGCTCGACGTCGACTTCCTCGCCGCGGGGAACCTGAAGTACCTCATGGGCGTGCCCGGCGTCGCGTTCCTCTACGTGCGGCGCGAGCTGATCGAGCGGCTGGAGCCGACGATGACGGGATGGTTCGGCCGCGCCGATCCGTTCGCGTTCCGCGTGTCGGAGCTCGACTGGTCGCCGACCGCAAGCCGCTTCGACCTCGGCACGCCGCCGATCCCGAGCGCGTACGTCGCGCGCGCCGGCATGGAGCTCGTCATCGCCGTCGGCGTGGAGCGCATCCGCGCGTGGCACGAGACGCTCGCGCGGCGCCTGCTCGACGGCGGCCGCGCGCGCGGCCTGACGGTGCACGGGCCCGACGACGTTAGGCACAAGACCGCGTCGACCGCCTTTGTCGTGCGCGACGCGCACGCCGTGGAGGTCGCCATGCGCGCGCGCGGCGTGCTTCCCTCGGCGCGCGGCCCGGTAATCCGCCTCGCGCCGCACTACTACTCCACGCTCGACGACGTCGACGCGGCGCTCGACGTGCTGGTCGACGTGATCGATTGA
- a CDS encoding pyridoxamine 5'-phosphate oxidase family protein produces MTGVYHDGQRALQDRFDTRRLADRLEDVKVHDRFTDDDRAFIERLDMFFLATADADGQPTCSYKGGDPGFVRVLDDRTLAFPCYDGNGMFLSMGNVVVHAGVGLLFIDFERQRRMRVDGSAAIALDDPLAATYPEAQFVVRVTARRIYPNCPRYIHRLQLVERSKFVPHAGESTPIPPWKQSPWACDVLPANDPANRGEM; encoded by the coding sequence ATGACGGGAGTCTATCACGATGGCCAGCGCGCGCTGCAGGACCGATTCGACACCCGCCGCCTCGCCGACCGGCTCGAGGACGTGAAGGTCCACGATCGCTTCACCGACGACGACCGCGCGTTCATCGAGCGGCTCGACATGTTCTTCCTCGCCACCGCGGACGCGGACGGACAGCCGACGTGCTCGTACAAGGGCGGCGATCCCGGGTTCGTACGCGTGCTCGACGACCGCACGCTGGCGTTCCCGTGCTACGACGGCAACGGGATGTTCCTGTCGATGGGCAACGTCGTCGTGCACGCCGGCGTTGGACTGCTGTTCATCGACTTCGAGCGGCAGCGGCGCATGCGCGTCGACGGCTCCGCCGCGATCGCGCTCGACGACCCACTCGCGGCGACGTACCCCGAGGCGCAGTTCGTCGTCCGCGTGACGGCGCGCCGCATCTACCCGAACTGCCCGCGCTACATCCACCGCCTGCAGCTCGTCGAGCGGTCGAAGTTCGTGCCCCACGCCGGCGAGTCGACGCCGATCCCGCCGTGGAAGCAGAGCCCCTGGGCGTGCGACGTGCTGCCGGCGAACGATCCAGCGAACAGGGGTGAGATGTAA